One part of the Phycisphaeraceae bacterium genome encodes these proteins:
- a CDS encoding site-2 protease family protein, whose translation MLERAFDILVIVLAFGSIIFIHELGHFLAAKWAKIRVLAFAIGMGNAVCSYRKGLGFRKGTTEPYVRKLVEQAKSTDPDIAQQAEAKLAEISPTEYRLNTLPIGGYVKMLGQEDLNPNAISNEPDSYQNCPPWKRLVVISAGVVFNLISAAALFIIVFMVGRPADPAIIGTVVQGQPAALTVASNAKELGLDGEAAHLQPGDRVVSINGNRPQSFDDLRLASAIARSGGSVDMRVERKGVADTVVFEIKPQQDKETRLLSIGVGPAVTTTVRAVENDQQREMWNLVRDKIGLGAVEPGAQLVSANGLTDLPAGQSIASVFAASHGNPVELVFRQPSSETTIAHVTPSPIYQTAPVSSLEAQSIFEVDHLAGLVPVLRAIVDKDEPNGARGYKAGLRDGDVFARIGDVVFPSYPEGVIEIRKHAGENIEVVVLRGDGPLLQRERITLQCPVSSKGSIGFGVGDTSNESTVLAMPLWSDANPLKLTAGKLGVRADTDVPAGSQILSINSTSVHTLDDVRREIVDAIETSDDSLPGSSAIEVTMEIQIPDDEGDASTQQTVILHIDEDASRQIASLGWSVPFYPEAVFAPYDYKVKASSPVDAIGKGVHETRRVMVYTYLTLARLFEGTVKVEHLKGPVGIAHVGSRIVSLGIIPLLFFMALISVNLAVINFLPLPIVDGGQAIFILIEMITKRPVPIIIQNVATMAGIALIGAMFIVVTFNDIKNLF comes from the coding sequence ATGCTCGAACGTGCATTTGACATCCTTGTGATTGTGCTGGCATTTGGCAGCATCATTTTCATCCATGAACTTGGACATTTCCTCGCTGCAAAGTGGGCAAAGATCCGCGTGCTCGCGTTCGCGATTGGGATGGGCAATGCCGTGTGCTCCTACCGCAAAGGGCTTGGATTCCGTAAAGGTACAACCGAGCCGTACGTGCGAAAGCTCGTGGAACAGGCAAAGAGCACCGACCCCGATATCGCACAACAGGCAGAAGCAAAGCTTGCTGAGATCAGTCCAACCGAGTATCGACTCAATACGCTCCCAATCGGCGGATATGTCAAGATGCTTGGGCAGGAGGATCTCAATCCGAATGCCATTTCCAATGAGCCCGACAGCTACCAGAACTGCCCGCCATGGAAGCGCCTCGTCGTGATCTCTGCTGGTGTCGTATTCAATCTCATCTCTGCAGCAGCATTGTTCATCATTGTGTTCATGGTCGGTCGTCCGGCCGACCCTGCAATTATCGGCACAGTTGTTCAAGGGCAGCCCGCGGCGCTGACTGTCGCGTCGAATGCGAAAGAACTAGGGCTCGATGGTGAGGCTGCACATCTGCAACCGGGTGATCGCGTTGTCAGCATCAACGGCAACAGGCCGCAATCATTCGATGATCTGCGTCTTGCTTCAGCTATTGCACGATCCGGCGGTTCTGTCGACATGCGCGTCGAGAGAAAAGGTGTTGCAGACACCGTCGTCTTTGAGATCAAGCCGCAACAGGACAAGGAAACCCGCCTGCTCTCGATTGGAGTCGGACCCGCTGTTACCACTACAGTCCGTGCAGTCGAGAACGATCAACAGCGTGAAATGTGGAACCTTGTGCGTGACAAGATTGGTTTGGGCGCAGTTGAGCCCGGGGCGCAACTTGTCAGTGCAAACGGCCTCACCGATCTTCCAGCTGGGCAGTCTATTGCATCAGTCTTTGCTGCGTCACATGGAAACCCGGTTGAGCTTGTGTTCCGGCAGCCTTCGAGTGAGACGACCATTGCACATGTGACACCAAGCCCCATCTACCAGACAGCACCGGTCAGCAGTCTTGAAGCGCAAAGTATCTTCGAGGTTGACCATCTGGCTGGACTGGTCCCCGTTCTCAGAGCAATCGTTGACAAGGACGAACCAAATGGAGCCCGCGGATACAAGGCTGGGCTTCGCGACGGAGATGTCTTTGCACGGATCGGCGACGTTGTGTTTCCGAGTTACCCGGAAGGTGTCATCGAGATCCGCAAACACGCGGGCGAGAACATCGAAGTCGTGGTGCTGCGTGGTGATGGTCCATTGCTGCAGCGCGAGCGCATCACGCTCCAGTGCCCTGTCTCCAGCAAGGGCTCGATCGGGTTTGGCGTTGGAGACACAAGCAATGAATCGACTGTTCTGGCGATGCCTCTGTGGTCAGACGCAAACCCGCTCAAGTTGACAGCTGGCAAGCTCGGTGTACGTGCCGACACAGATGTGCCCGCAGGCTCACAGATTCTTTCGATCAACAGCACATCTGTTCACACGCTTGATGACGTGCGCCGCGAGATTGTGGATGCGATTGAGACAAGTGACGATTCGCTCCCGGGATCCAGCGCGATCGAAGTGACAATGGAGATCCAGATACCTGATGATGAGGGTGACGCATCGACTCAACAAACTGTGATTCTCCATATCGACGAGGATGCGTCGCGTCAGATCGCTTCGCTCGGCTGGTCTGTGCCCTTCTATCCGGAAGCGGTGTTCGCACCGTACGACTACAAGGTCAAGGCATCATCGCCTGTTGATGCGATTGGAAAAGGTGTGCACGAGACACGACGCGTGATGGTTTATACCTACCTCACGCTTGCACGCCTGTTCGAGGGAACCGTCAAGGTTGAGCATCTAAAGGGCCCGGTTGGGATCGCGCACGTTGGTTCGCGCATCGTCAGCCTCGGTATCATTCCTCTGCTGTTCTTTATGGCCCTTATCAGCGTGAATCTCGCAGTTATCAACTTTCTCCCATTACCAATTGTCGATGGCGGCCAGGCAATTTTCATTCTGATTGAAA
- a CDS encoding redoxin domain-containing protein: MKLFSRRNAMALLGCTVAGAAMIATSVSATTDPDTKAPPKVGEQAMNFKLVDTEGKEHSLQFYLDRGDTVVLEWFNPDCPIVKKHHQHNKTMAETYDMFKDRKVTWLAINSGAKGNQGTGVERNKKAIEDYGIKYPVLLDETGEVGKMYGAKTTPHMFIITPNKSAASEASDTKATGTLAYIGAIDNDRSASKVGDINYVKNALLSIERGETIEVTSTKSYGCGVKY, encoded by the coding sequence ATGAAACTTTTTTCACGTCGTAACGCCATGGCACTGCTCGGCTGCACCGTTGCTGGCGCTGCCATGATCGCAACAAGCGTTAGCGCAACAACCGACCCGGACACCAAGGCTCCCCCGAAGGTCGGTGAGCAGGCAATGAACTTCAAACTCGTTGACACCGAAGGCAAGGAGCATTCCCTGCAGTTCTATCTTGATCGCGGTGATACCGTCGTTCTGGAATGGTTCAATCCGGATTGCCCCATCGTCAAGAAGCACCATCAGCACAACAAGACAATGGCTGAAACATACGACATGTTCAAGGATAGAAAGGTCACGTGGCTGGCAATCAACTCGGGCGCCAAGGGGAACCAGGGCACTGGCGTTGAGCGCAACAAGAAGGCTATCGAAGACTATGGCATCAAGTATCCAGTGCTGCTCGACGAGACCGGCGAAGTTGGCAAGATGTACGGCGCAAAGACAACGCCTCATATGTTCATCATCACGCCGAACAAGTCAGCTGCATCAGAAGCAAGCGATACAAAGGCAACCGGCACACTCGCGTACATTGGCGCTATCGATAACGACCGCTCCGCAAGCAAAGTCGGTGATATCAACTACGTCAAGAACGCACTGCTCTCGATTGAGCGTGGCGAAACAATCGAAGTCACTTCCACCAAGTCCTACGGCTGCGGTGTGAAGTACTGA
- a CDS encoding rhodanese-like domain-containing protein, which translates to MIFGSGVLVGCDTSISDRNIRFMPGERVQVLWARQQKTDGTAIFVDPRSGKKFASGHIAGAQNIKLPQVPKGAPIDPTIGRYDNIIVYGLNPGDVAARAMTKRLLTNKYGGVWLYSGGLQEWQQQGGEVEVSELETQEQSR; encoded by the coding sequence ATGATTTTTGGCTCAGGAGTGCTGGTTGGGTGCGACACAAGCATTTCGGATCGCAACATCCGGTTTATGCCGGGCGAGCGGGTGCAGGTGCTGTGGGCACGCCAGCAGAAGACGGATGGTACCGCAATCTTCGTCGATCCACGCTCTGGAAAGAAGTTTGCATCGGGGCACATCGCGGGTGCTCAGAATATCAAACTTCCACAGGTGCCCAAGGGGGCCCCGATTGACCCAACCATTGGACGGTACGACAACATCATCGTGTACGGACTCAACCCGGGCGATGTGGCTGCTCGTGCGATGACAAAGCGCCTGCTGACAAACAAGTACGGTGGCGTGTGGTTGTACTCGGGTGGTCTGCAGGAATGGCAGCAGCAGGGAGGCGAGGTGGAAGTGAGCGAGCTCGAAACACAAGAGCAAAGCAGATGA
- a CDS encoding DUF429 domain-containing protein, whose protein sequence is MKRLVGVDGCRGGWLVVEQNYTGRSSVRFAPTAWIAPTIAHVIGDFETVAAAVIDIPIGLLDTNRTGGRTCEQHARKLLAHKSSSIFNSPVRAVLECKDYDEARDVSIASGDIGKSLTKQTWNIVPKIKEVDSYLRSHPEVLVRLSETQSELIFLAMNRVVTGGGSLVSSKKTREGRLERESLLRAVGFETIPTVGDIPGSTRAQCVPDDIIDACASLWTADRFYRRTCEHAGDANERDSCSLPMLMRF, encoded by the coding sequence ATGAAACGCCTTGTTGGTGTTGATGGGTGTCGGGGCGGCTGGCTGGTGGTGGAGCAGAACTATACCGGGCGGTCTTCGGTCCGCTTTGCGCCTACTGCATGGATTGCACCAACGATTGCGCATGTCATCGGCGACTTTGAGACAGTGGCGGCAGCAGTTATTGATATTCCGATTGGACTCCTTGATACCAACCGTACTGGCGGTAGAACGTGCGAGCAGCATGCACGCAAACTTCTTGCACACAAGTCGAGTTCCATCTTCAACTCGCCCGTTCGCGCTGTGCTTGAGTGCAAGGACTATGACGAGGCTCGAGACGTCTCTATTGCATCGGGCGACATTGGCAAGAGCCTGACAAAGCAGACATGGAACATTGTGCCGAAGATAAAAGAGGTAGACTCGTATCTTCGATCGCACCCGGAGGTGCTTGTCCGATTGTCTGAAACTCAGTCAGAACTCATCTTTCTGGCGATGAATCGTGTTGTGACCGGTGGTGGATCGTTGGTTAGTTCCAAGAAAACCCGTGAGGGCAGATTGGAGCGTGAGAGTTTGCTCCGTGCTGTCGGGTTCGAAACGATACCGACAGTGGGGGATATACCGGGTTCGACTCGCGCGCAATGTGTGCCTGACGACATTATCGATGCGTGCGCGTCACTCTGGACCGCAGACCGTTTCTACCGAAGAACCTGCGAACATGCGGGTGATGCTAATGAACGGGATTCGTGCAGTCTCCCCATGCTGATGCGGTTTTGA
- a CDS encoding PilT/PilU family type 4a pilus ATPase, whose protein sequence is MSVGHEAHADASHVGHVASIQKKNDPHATRWGKFLLATIKLESSDLIMKTGQKPKLRIRGALKPLDTEAVELEEFMQICNAILSKEQWDDFHKFGSVDFAYDYDDHNRFRVNLFQARGKISVAARRITSNILPFEGLHLPPIMSQIAMQPQGLVLLCGVTGSGKSTTIASMLDYVNARKPVHIVTIEDPIEYIFEDKKATINQREIGIDCLDFKIALRALVRENPDIVLVGEMRDSETFEAALMAAETGHLVYGTIHASSTTQTFSRIYGLFPPDDVPQVRKILAYQMRAFVYQKLLPTLHEHIHRIPAIEILINNSIVQKYVLESREGELREYINAIEAQQAGNKDFNQSLVELVEGEYISLRVAEEASPNVDELRMKLKKLG, encoded by the coding sequence ATGAGCGTTGGCCACGAAGCCCATGCAGATGCGAGCCATGTCGGACATGTCGCATCCATCCAAAAGAAGAACGACCCTCACGCGACACGTTGGGGCAAGTTCCTGCTTGCGACGATCAAGCTTGAGTCGTCTGACCTTATTATGAAGACGGGGCAGAAGCCGAAGCTACGCATTCGCGGTGCGCTCAAGCCGCTCGATACCGAGGCGGTCGAACTCGAAGAGTTCATGCAGATCTGTAATGCGATCCTCTCAAAGGAACAGTGGGACGACTTCCACAAGTTTGGGTCGGTTGACTTTGCGTACGACTACGACGACCACAACCGTTTCCGTGTGAACCTGTTCCAGGCACGTGGCAAGATCTCAGTTGCTGCACGTCGCATCACCTCAAACATTCTCCCGTTCGAGGGTTTGCACCTGCCTCCAATTATGTCCCAGATCGCTATGCAGCCGCAAGGCCTCGTGCTGCTCTGCGGTGTGACAGGTTCCGGTAAGTCGACAACGATTGCATCAATGCTCGACTATGTGAACGCGCGCAAGCCGGTGCACATTGTGACGATTGAAGACCCGATCGAATACATCTTCGAGGACAAGAAAGCCACCATCAATCAGCGTGAGATCGGCATCGACTGTCTGGACTTCAAGATCGCGCTCCGCGCGCTTGTTCGTGAAAACCCGGACATCGTGCTCGTCGGTGAAATGCGTGACTCGGAAACCTTTGAGGCTGCTCTCATGGCAGCAGAAACCGGTCACCTTGTGTACGGGACCATCCACGCGTCGAGTACGACACAGACATTCTCACGAATCTATGGCCTGTTCCCGCCGGACGATGTGCCGCAGGTTCGCAAGATTCTGGCGTATCAGATGCGTGCGTTTGTGTACCAGAAGCTGCTGCCAACCCTTCACGAGCACATCCACCGTATCCCGGCGATCGAGATTCTCATCAACAACTCGATCGTGCAGAAGTATGTGCTTGAGAGTCGTGAAGGCGAACTCCGCGAGTACATCAACGCCATCGAGGCGCAGCAGGCGGGCAACAAGGACTTCAACCAGTCGCTGGTCGAACTGGTCGAGGGTGAGTACATCTCCCTGCGCGTGGCCGAAGAGGCTTCGCCGAATGTCGACGAACTCCGCATGAAACTGAAGAAGCTTGGCTGA
- the tadA gene encoding Flp pilus assembly complex ATPase component TadA: protein MTNLLSIQSMTLAEFTVLVSPWKPILMLVPFVAWAWFLSTVIDKQADRFHLGRNKWNAWLISVGLLGFVGSLLLPIASAFTFLISLGIIVVVLGASLMTFISVTNKDPRVPEHLRIRFDTQSWKEAKEAKREAKLAGKAELTITGPGKVLVPVPEGESEAFVVRTAAERIYIEGRNRRATQVDVALVAEGKYGVSVLVDGVPTAVEQLPAQDAIRIIDFWKAASGLDVADRRKKQVGTAKVAQGPDEHEISVTTSGVPGGMQLTMVYDPSKAVQLSINNMGFSDTQLKTLRSMAEVGKGGLVLVAGAVDGGRTTLLYALTKLHDPYTLNIETVEIDVEDDLEGVRQNVWVPKADGPDFGTFARSSLRRDPQVVTVMEMPDQATAKVASALDDTRTRLYLGLRTRDTLKALQTYVQAVGDVDTAVKPLAGVVSVRLMRRLCQNCRQPYKPDAAMLQKLGLPADRVQQLFKKGGQVLIKNKPDICPACNGSGYFGMIGVYELIPIEKAERELIKTGNLPALRASAKKRQLPTMQQAAILRAVEGVTSVEEVMRVMASSSSGAPSQAATQVKAGASA, encoded by the coding sequence ATGACCAACCTCCTCTCGATTCAGAGCATGACGCTCGCAGAGTTCACCGTTCTGGTGTCGCCGTGGAAACCGATTCTCATGCTTGTGCCGTTTGTTGCGTGGGCGTGGTTTCTTTCCACTGTGATTGATAAGCAGGCGGATCGATTCCACCTCGGTCGGAACAAGTGGAACGCATGGCTGATTTCAGTTGGTCTTCTTGGCTTTGTTGGGTCTCTCCTACTTCCGATTGCAAGTGCATTCACATTTCTGATCTCGCTTGGCATCATTGTTGTTGTGCTTGGTGCCTCTCTGATGACGTTCATCTCTGTGACAAACAAGGACCCGCGCGTCCCCGAGCACCTGCGTATCCGTTTCGATACCCAGAGTTGGAAAGAAGCAAAGGAAGCAAAGCGAGAGGCAAAGCTCGCTGGCAAGGCGGAACTCACGATTACTGGTCCTGGCAAAGTACTCGTGCCTGTGCCGGAGGGAGAATCGGAAGCGTTTGTTGTCCGTACAGCCGCAGAGCGAATCTATATCGAGGGAAGAAATCGGCGTGCTACACAGGTCGATGTCGCTCTTGTTGCAGAGGGCAAGTATGGTGTCTCTGTATTGGTTGACGGTGTTCCAACAGCGGTGGAACAGCTGCCCGCGCAGGATGCCATACGAATCATCGATTTCTGGAAAGCAGCATCTGGTCTTGATGTTGCTGATCGCCGAAAGAAGCAGGTTGGAACTGCAAAGGTTGCTCAGGGGCCTGACGAGCACGAGATCAGTGTAACCACCAGCGGAGTGCCCGGCGGCATGCAACTGACGATGGTGTATGACCCGTCAAAGGCTGTGCAACTCAGTATCAACAATATGGGGTTTTCCGATACCCAGCTCAAGACACTTCGGTCAATGGCAGAGGTTGGCAAGGGCGGACTGGTGCTCGTTGCGGGCGCAGTCGATGGAGGCCGTACAACACTGCTCTACGCGTTGACCAAACTCCACGATCCGTACACACTCAATATCGAAACCGTCGAGATTGATGTCGAAGACGATCTCGAAGGTGTCCGGCAGAACGTGTGGGTTCCCAAAGCCGACGGTCCGGACTTCGGAACCTTCGCACGTTCATCGCTCCGTCGTGACCCGCAGGTCGTGACTGTGATGGAGATGCCGGATCAGGCAACAGCAAAGGTGGCGAGTGCACTCGATGACACCCGTACCCGCTTGTACCTTGGACTGCGTACCCGTGACACGCTCAAGGCGCTCCAGACGTATGTCCAGGCGGTTGGGGATGTTGACACCGCTGTAAAACCGCTTGCCGGTGTCGTGTCGGTCAGGCTGATGCGCCGTCTTTGTCAGAACTGCCGCCAGCCATACAAGCCGGATGCAGCGATGTTGCAGAAACTTGGGTTGCCAGCGGACCGTGTCCAGCAGTTGTTCAAGAAGGGTGGACAGGTCCTTATCAAGAACAAGCCCGACATCTGCCCTGCATGCAATGGTTCCGGTTACTTCGGCATGATCGGCGTGTACGAACTGATCCCGATTGAAAAGGCAGAGCGGGAACTTATTAAGACTGGGAATCTGCCAGCATTGCGTGCTTCAGCCAAGAAACGTCAGCTGCCCACGATGCAGCAGGCAGCAATTTTGCGTGCTGTTGAGGGGGTCACGAGCGTGGAAGAGGTGATGCGAGTGATGGCATCCTCGTCGTCTGGTGCCCCTTCACAGGCCGCCACGCAGGTGAAGGCTGGCGCGTCCGCATAA
- a CDS encoding CvpA family protein gives MGFLGVALPLAVVLFSLLMWMNRGFFSAAIHLVCTIVAGAIAFAFWEPLSLMLLDKSPQTGFASVLRDVAWGVSLSSVFVVSLVVLRGAVDSIVRRNANVSDQANTIGGTLCGIGSGIIASGIMTLSIGSLRLGSDWPTTVTYNDLDARGSIVFNSGIMKPWTDELTAKFYGIASAGAFKPVIGGDSLARSYPEGVHVVPSSLRVSFEGGNGRNTLKRGDLTLRKDFSYVVGDVTNGTPMGQLLNTDKWVSSQHKAVRLNGEEITRGYLIGVAIDFGPGAKETGGGSQVQMTNAQVRLVAEDENGESRSYFPVACFSASSGSSTGRVGRWRFDQGDLDNPMVITSVGGSSNTPFTFEFAVDAGFLPHAIFVKNVRVDISNTMQELPSDRVFAAVSTDKGRDRWISTMYDPSDTDSTIAGENAVAVREIMIRPQNETRANRGELLQDIGITIRNSIGFIIKKGVEGSLQVSSDAGKMDIVNGEQKFSSEQLKTVGVIEKSLRIGTFQESDGVRVVQMDVSVGSRLDLLGPYFEGVNRNQPIRLVDENGTAYDAIGFIYRDQAALTHIRFTPSIPLKSINDIPSRPSITNPDGKLTIIFRVSRGVNIRFLQVGDFTIMDFSQAPWPV, from the coding sequence ATGGGATTTTTAGGAGTTGCCCTTCCACTCGCGGTGGTGCTGTTTTCACTGCTGATGTGGATGAATCGCGGGTTTTTCTCGGCCGCAATTCACTTGGTCTGTACGATCGTCGCTGGTGCGATTGCGTTTGCATTCTGGGAACCACTCTCACTCATGCTTCTCGACAAATCTCCGCAAACCGGATTTGCAAGCGTTTTACGCGATGTTGCCTGGGGTGTTTCGCTGTCTAGTGTCTTTGTGGTCAGTCTTGTTGTGCTTCGCGGCGCTGTTGACAGCATTGTGAGAAGGAACGCGAATGTTTCCGATCAGGCGAACACGATCGGCGGCACGCTCTGTGGCATCGGATCTGGCATCATTGCGTCAGGCATCATGACGCTCAGCATTGGTTCGCTTCGTCTGGGAAGCGACTGGCCTACCACGGTCACATATAACGATCTTGACGCACGCGGGAGTATTGTGTTCAACTCCGGCATTATGAAGCCATGGACAGACGAACTCACTGCGAAGTTCTACGGCATTGCATCTGCCGGTGCATTCAAGCCTGTCATTGGTGGTGATAGTCTCGCTCGCTCCTATCCAGAGGGGGTGCATGTTGTTCCATCCTCGCTGCGTGTGTCGTTTGAAGGTGGCAATGGGAGAAACACTCTCAAACGGGGTGATCTGACGCTTCGGAAAGATTTCAGTTATGTTGTTGGTGATGTGACCAATGGCACTCCCATGGGGCAGTTGCTCAATACAGACAAATGGGTTTCCTCCCAGCACAAAGCTGTTCGTTTGAACGGGGAAGAGATTACTCGCGGCTACCTGATCGGTGTTGCGATCGACTTTGGTCCGGGTGCAAAGGAGACCGGTGGTGGCTCTCAGGTGCAGATGACCAATGCGCAGGTGCGGCTCGTTGCTGAGGATGAGAACGGTGAATCCCGGTCCTATTTCCCGGTTGCGTGTTTCTCGGCATCAAGCGGATCATCAACTGGCCGAGTAGGCCGCTGGAGGTTTGACCAGGGTGATCTTGATAACCCAATGGTCATCACATCAGTTGGCGGCAGTTCGAATACGCCGTTTACCTTTGAGTTTGCAGTTGATGCTGGCTTCCTGCCACACGCAATCTTTGTGAAAAATGTACGCGTTGACATCTCAAATACGATGCAGGAACTACCCAGCGATCGGGTGTTTGCCGCAGTCAGCACAGACAAGGGGCGGGATCGCTGGATCAGCACCATGTACGATCCATCCGACACCGACAGCACGATAGCTGGAGAAAACGCGGTCGCAGTTCGTGAAATCATGATCCGCCCGCAGAATGAAACACGCGCCAACCGCGGTGAACTGCTTCAGGACATTGGCATCACTATCCGTAACAGCATCGGCTTCATCATCAAGAAAGGTGTTGAAGGATCACTCCAGGTCTCATCGGACGCAGGCAAGATGGATATTGTGAATGGTGAGCAGAAGTTCAGCAGTGAACAGTTGAAAACAGTCGGTGTGATCGAGAAGAGTCTCCGAATCGGCACCTTCCAGGAGTCCGATGGTGTTCGCGTTGTTCAAATGGATGTCAGTGTTGGTTCCCGTCTTGATCTTCTTGGTCCGTACTTTGAAGGGGTCAATCGAAATCAACCAATCCGTCTTGTCGATGAGAATGGAACGGCATACGACGCCATCGGTTTTATTTACCGAGATCAGGCCGCATTGACACATATCAGGTTCACACCGTCTATTCCGCTCAAGTCGATCAATGACATCCCGAGTCGTCCATCCATTACCAATCCGGATGGCAAGCTCACGATTATCTTCCGTGTTTCACGCGGCGTGAACATCCGGTTCCTCCAGGTCGGTGATTTCACTATTATGGACTTCTCGCAGGCTCCGTGGCCTGTCTGA
- a CDS encoding MFS transporter, which produces MARLNFSREVLSAATLPFITAGIEGAIAGVFVRNAFEHVVSDDYLNALTTLVASSPALSNLSSPIWRRMLRGTDRPRIAGMLLIFIMLSVVMVSTAQISTFGAVQVVVAVIFGRILWTGFISARATTWQLNYPRESRGRITGKLATVQTLTIAALGWTLGKALDYEQNAFRVLLPVGCVIGFVTVWTWLRMPVRQNAKLRRDERAIASNADARRSLTIYQILKTDSAYRSYMMSQMMMGLGNLIMIAISPVMVKEVFHQSYSGGIAITNTLPLLMMPVSIPIWARLLDKGHVVAFRAVHSWVFVTSQTCMVLGYWFQEISLIYAAAAFQGAGFGGGVLAWPLGHMDFAPPERAADYLNVHVWLTGLRGLVAPLIAFGVYNGLKSLPESEHVPSPVSLASSGVSFLCLLLVFSGAIGFVRMWRKGEYGQKHREEQPAREARIRTGI; this is translated from the coding sequence ATGGCAAGACTGAACTTCAGCCGTGAGGTTCTCAGCGCTGCAACGCTTCCATTTATTACCGCTGGCATTGAGGGGGCAATTGCTGGCGTCTTTGTTCGAAATGCCTTCGAGCATGTCGTGAGCGATGATTATCTCAACGCGCTCACCACACTCGTCGCTTCCTCGCCAGCACTTTCAAACCTCAGCAGCCCCATATGGCGACGGATGCTTCGCGGGACAGATCGTCCGCGCATTGCGGGTATGCTCTTGATCTTCATTATGCTTTCGGTGGTCATGGTCTCAACCGCACAGATCAGTACGTTCGGCGCAGTCCAGGTTGTGGTTGCTGTGATCTTTGGTCGCATACTCTGGACGGGATTTATCTCTGCCCGTGCAACAACGTGGCAACTCAACTATCCTCGGGAGTCCCGTGGGCGCATTACAGGGAAGCTCGCAACCGTACAGACGCTCACGATTGCGGCACTGGGATGGACACTGGGAAAGGCGCTTGACTACGAACAGAACGCGTTCCGTGTGCTCCTTCCAGTTGGCTGTGTGATCGGATTCGTGACTGTATGGACATGGCTGCGGATGCCCGTACGTCAGAACGCAAAGCTCCGGCGCGATGAGCGAGCGATAGCAAGCAACGCGGATGCGAGGCGTTCTCTCACGATCTACCAGATTCTCAAGACAGACAGTGCCTATCGATCGTACATGATGTCGCAGATGATGATGGGGCTTGGAAATCTCATCATGATCGCGATCAGCCCTGTCATGGTGAAAGAGGTCTTTCATCAGTCCTACTCGGGCGGTATTGCGATCACGAACACGCTGCCGCTTCTCATGATGCCGGTGAGCATACCCATCTGGGCACGACTACTGGACAAGGGGCATGTTGTGGCGTTCAGAGCGGTGCACAGCTGGGTGTTTGTGACGAGCCAGACGTGCATGGTGCTCGGATACTGGTTCCAGGAAATATCACTGATCTACGCGGCTGCAGCATTTCAGGGCGCAGGATTCGGTGGGGGAGTGCTTGCGTGGCCTCTCGGTCACATGGACTTTGCACCGCCGGAAAGGGCCGCTGACTACCTCAACGTCCACGTTTGGCTCACGGGATTACGCGGACTTGTTGCCCCACTCATTGCCTTCGGCGTCTACAACGGCCTGAAAAGCCTGCCTGAGAGTGAGCATGTGCCAAGCCCGGTGTCACTTGCTTCCAGTGGCGTGTCATTCCTGTGCCTTCTGCTTGTGTTTTCTGGTGCGATTGGGTTTGTAAGGATGTGGCGCAAGGGGGAATATGGTCAGAAGCATCGCGAAGAACAGCCTGCGAGGGAAGCTCGCATCAGGACCGGCATCTGA